ATCGAAATATGAATTCTTTATGACAAAAGAATTCGTCGCTTATCCTAAGGATAGGCTATTGACAACCCGATATCAGCAAATACTTAGAAGTATAAAACAATctcataaattattgttattgctaGCTAGCTGATCAATACTCATCAAGAGGTGTCGAATTCGACCGCAGatctttttgattttgttagatattaggtaggtaggtatattttaaatcaaatgtttatttagtaaGATACTTTGCTGAAAGGTAACTTCAATTgcatcaattaaaataatagttagcgTGCATCGTGATTAAGTAAATGAACAGCTTGAAATATAATCGTTACGCTTGTTATTCTTGGAGAAAGCAGAGATGAATAGTTGTATGATTATTCAACTCAATAATCAACAAACTTGTCATCATTGCATATAATATACATCTTCagattaaatacatacatacatcttgaagcagttttcaaaacattaattctTATTTCCACACTGTCCCATAGTAAAATGATATTTTCCTACCTCTATGTGGTTAACAGGCATAGGCTTAAGTTGGATTCCCATACCATCATCACTATCCTTACCTCCCGTCAAGAAGGGTTGACACAGCACCAACAATCTTGATGGCATCGCATTCTCGTCTTAAACCTTTTCACACAATCCATCCATATTTTTCTCAacattcctttactctcattcTATCATATCTATAATTCTatgcatacataaataaaatgacgccttcttcctatagggataggcagagaccacagagaaaaatatttctaattctatctctgtataaaaacaaatagaaatgCATTAAATAGATATTACATATTTCAAAAGGTCATTGACACCGCGAAAATTTTACTCATGTTTTGAACAGAAAGCGTACACAATAGTTTACGTAGACTGCAGTCTACGCTTCCACGTTTGAAGCACAATGCAGCCATTATTATGACCGCGCCCATTCAACGACATACGCATGAATGGGAGAAAAACCGTAGTACCTGCTTACTatcttaatttctttttttagcGTAGTTTATAGTAGTTTGTGTGTGAAATTGTTAGATATTAAGCAATAGGCTACAAAGCATCTTTTAGCTGAAGTAAATGCagaaaagtatatattttttcgttttatgGCATATCTTTCCCAGTTTAGCTTggtagaggagctcgtggcttagttaacaacagccgcgcggatctatctctgaggttaagccacgcttgccgaggttgttctgcggatgggtgaccatcttatacataccgagttcctccgtgatTCTCAatcacggaggaactcggtaccTATGTATAAGACTCAcgtaaattgtgggtcccggctgtcattttcgaatatttttggcagtcgttaacagtagtgcGACTCcgacatagcttggaagaaaggctaggcttatGATTTCCCAGTTTAATTTGGTCTGTTACATAAATACTATGGCAAACTTACACTAGAAATTACAATGCTTTAAAAATTAGTAGGCACCTTATAAAAATTTATATGATTTGTTAAAAGATGCTGTAGGTACATAAggtttaacttatttattttttaatcttaagGAATATTTTCATATGTACCTAGGAGATAATAATTTACAGGAATAAAGAggaatattttcaatgaaataataGTCACAGTCAGCTTTTTCGATTGGGCTTAAGACCCGTTGCGATACAATAcaatgtgtacaagtcgcgagagcaATTTAAATATGAGGGCAAGTAACTAAAACATTAGATTGcacttataataactttattatcaaTAAACAAGATCAGTAATACCATATCtgttcaataaaacattttatataacaatcgTTTTCATACTccgtatgtcaaaaattaatattcattattcTACCACTATAAGTCTTTATCACAAgtgaataaatattacttatttttacataaaacatgtgtttttagtcatcattttacaaatattgccACATAATTTTAATCAGCGCCATATTGttgtacatgttttttttttaagaaggcaaaggtaatgttatttttacagcCTAATTTTGATAGTGACGGGATTTGGTAATTCGGTGGAATTGTTTTAGCAGCGTTTAGTCGAGTTGAAttctgtatgaaataaaaacagtttgtaGTACTTTTGACATTACAAAatgaatatttcaatgttaaatTTAGCACCATTTTATAATCTCAAATGGATTACACTTCACTGAAAAGCTTGCAAATGTATTGGTTATCGactgaaacaaatataaatcaatttttcataatttatattagtaataaCAGTTATGAccatttaaaatcaatattctcTGAACATACACATAATTTAGTTTCTCAATCTCAGAAACTCATATTCTTATCAAAACTCTGCATCTCATATTTAGCAATAACATTACACACTTCCATCTTGATTTTAGGTATTAGATTAGGTTGTAGTTTCTTAACACTAGCAGCCATACTTCTAAAGAAAACATCAATTTCATtagtgttttcttttaaaatcttttcaataAGTTTGTCTATAGTTTGCGACCTTTGTTCAGGCAGTTTAGGATCCTCTATGTATTGGACTATCTTTGGCCCATTGACTAATATTGGTTTTggtagtatttttattggtgGCACATTTTTTGGCATTGGAATAGTCTTCTTTCTGCCAGAGTTTTTTCTGCCGATTTTTTTCGGTGGTTCCGAGCTGACTTCTAGCTTGGGCAGGATCTTGATGAACGGCTTTCTCGGCTCTTGAGGACCATCCACCACTGTgatctgaaaattataaaacattgattaatGAATTGACATTCCTTGGTTGTTtagaaaacattgttttatcaattagttttattataaacaattttgttgTGATAAGATACTGCACAATGTAGTAGCTACTATAAACAAGCAATAGATAGTTATGAATTCattgatattgattttataaatgtgaAGATGTTATTCATAATTTGTATTACCTATGCCAGTAATACCCAAATTGCGAAATCTAAccttactaaataaaaatactcctAGAATACTTTGATTTCGTTTGTCAAAGGTAGTTTACATTGATAAAGTAGGCAGAAAACTTTTAATACTAGCACTGAATCTCATAAGGCAGGAGAACAAACTTCAAGCTTAAGTGTAAGACCATAATTTGTCCCAATAGAAAGGCGAACATTCATCTATTAATCTGTAGtcatttaataagaaaaacacTCACCTCATAATATTCCTGGTTGTCAGTAATAACCTGTTGTTCAGCACCTATCATCGTCTCATCCTGTGTGACTTCTTCCATCTTCTCCAAAACTATATGCTCTTCATTCCCGTCCAAAGAGGTTCCATCTAAGAATTGCAGCTTTTCAAAGATGCCCACTTTGGTCTTGTGCATAGTACCAAGGCGTTTGCTCCTCATGTAGCCATCTCGGAGGCCTCGCCAGCGCTTTTTGCATTCCTCAACTGAAATCAGTTAGCAGGCTGATTAGTTTATGGTATGGTAATGATGTTAGGCTGTTGGACTCATGATCATTGCTTAcaattttttctaattttattttgtaagtacttattagATTTGTTCCTCCATGatagaattaaataatgatatagGTAGTCTGATTACATCTACATGACATGTAAAAATGATCTAAATTGTTAATATTCAATCCAAGAATGTCCCTGTTGTTTCATAATAATGGTGCAATATTGTAGACCTATTAACCCAAAAACTATTGTTAAAGCCAATTATGGCAGATCTAGATGATAATGCGTTAAATTCTATCTAGGTCATGAATACTAACACTCAATCTGCGCGTTTTAGgttatatttacttgtttaacTTCCATTTATGAGATTATTTGCCAATTATATCTTTATCGGTCAGTATAtcgtaataaaacatttcaaggtcttttgttgttttgtttgtttacaaatgaCAACAAAAAACAGCTGATTTTGATCATTTGACGCTAAAAATACAGCCCGTTGTGCAATGATTGTGCCGCATGAATAAGCATGCACGCCCAAAAATAGATAGCTGTAAGTTACGCTcgagttaaatataaaaattgcaaagCAAAATCGAGCCGTTTATGTTGTGCCTAATTATCAAGTTCTTTACTTCAAATTCGGCCTTGCGGTTGTCCTATGCAGCACGGCAGTATCGTGAAATAAAGCATCGAATGGTCGAAGTGTTACCTGGCTTGGACAGTTGCTGAGCTATTTCCTGCCATGTAGACTCCCTGGCTAATATATTCTTCCTCGACGGATCCAGCACATTGTACAAATAAGAATGAGGTTCCACTAATTCCACGAGTTTTTCGTCCTCTTCCGTAGGCCAGCCAACCGCATTCAAAGGCATTTCCAACTTTCCgttttcgcttgcgtcacaacgTCAAAACAAAATGTCCGCTGCCTATCAGGAACGAAAATAGCCGCGCTGCGCAGCACGACGTCACAACCGAACGATGTTCCTCTTTTGTTTGCATGTTCCTGCGTTCTCATTGGTTGAAGAGGTGTCGTAGATTATAAAGTCGTCGTGCCATCTAGCGTCGAGTAGTTGAACTCAATGAAGCAGCGCCATCTATGTTGGCTTACAGAAACAAAAGTATGTTTCAAATGTGCTTCTCTAGATGGCGAATGTTATGCGATGGCACGGACATCTATGAAGTAACTTAGAAACGAAATATTGCAGTTTTAAGTTTTTCAGCAAGTGTAGAATAAACATAGCACACATAAGTGTATACAATAACCCccttgttttaaaaacataccaCTAATATATGTTTTATGATTATAGTTTTacgtgaaataataaaattcattgcCTAAATGAGCGATAAGTAGTTCTTTTTTGCGGAGTTTCATATCAAATATTCGCGTAATGTCATTATCAAGAACTGTTTCAATCcctatttcatttataaacttAACAAAACTGTTTAACATTCCATGGCAGTTAAAAATAGTCCTTTATCTACATCGTTATTATCAGGATGATATCTATAAAGCTCGAAGGCATCTCGTAATCTGAGGTCTTGTTTGATCTACGCACTATCTCTACTATAGATTAGATAGAGCTTTATAGACGCACCTGCTGTAGACAGCTTTGATTGTAGAAAGTTTTTGAGAAATTAAGATAAGGTATATAGGTACCTAGTCGATCATTTCAGATGTAAATCACAAAACTGTAGAAATACCTCCTTTTTATTTCATGGAAATGTGAAAGATGTCATAAAAGATTTCGACATGAAAAGTAGttgaatacaaattataagTTAGTAGTTAAGGTTGATAGTAAATAGTAGTACCTAATAAAGCCTTGAAATCCTGCCGAAGTGCAGACAGGAACTTCGCAGTCTAACACGATAATACtctttactaataaatatttatttgacttgATATagattacaattataattaagtgTCTATATTCGTCAGCAATATAATTTAAGACATGAATGACTTTCTTTCGATACAAATTAGACATATTAATAcagattcaataaaaaatccTAGATCATTAATAATTTCCAGTAATTATCTGCACGATTCTAAAATAAAACGCATCCGTGGTataaaagtaagaaataaattatattttaatggtcGTACTAATTAGTGGAGGCTGGCGTCGCGTTACGCGTCTCGCGTTTGATGTCAATGGTGATAAATTTAAGAGAATGCACActaagcccccttacgcactagcggttaaccgcgggagcggctagccgcgcggttacagttaaatatgcaactgcctgacaaaattgttggcggttatgttgcggttcacaggcggttgtatattaaactataaccgcgcggctagccgctcccgcggttaaccgctagtgcgtaagggggctaaATGAGATGAGGATTAGAAATGGAATGAATGCAGTTTTCTAGTGAGTAGATTAGTAGTTTGATTAGCATCAGTAAAGTCTGACATATTAATTGAAGATCGTAATAAGTGCATAAGCGCATAGACGGATGGATTTTGGTAAGCGGGATTTGAGATATTTAgagaaaatgaaaatgtttaggGCTGTACCTACTGGATATTGGGCATGACTCCTCTAGCATTAGTGGAATAGACATTAACTGGCGACAGGTAAAATTCTGTCGCAGTGTTATCACATAGAAAAAGTAACTACCTATAGCGGCtgataattatttctctttaaattagcgttttttatatgagtttaaacgttattgaataaataaactaccgctaaatgtttttagaaaccgggggtaagtagtAATTTGTAGATATCCGGACTCTTCCGTTTTCAACACTATATTCAACAAcaacttcaaaataattttataacaaacatacaatttattgagtaaaagctgtattaaacagtaattacaAGTCACGCGTCGATACGGGTGTGTCATGTGAGCGAGGGTGCGCGCCCGATCAACTGTGCTTCCTGTTTTATACTTAATTGACTATAATgtcaaaattacattatttttgtatactgaaagtcatatttttgaatgtttcggtatttaatgtttgttaacATAACTGTTTTAGTTAGTAGTGGTGgttatttttggaaaatgacgttggttttattttgaaaataagtaatgaaataaaatataaagtagccCCACCGTCTGTCTGTTCGCAATGAAATAGGAATCTCATCATTGACCTGTATTTATCTATTGCTCATGATCTAGCAGAAATCTACAAGAACTTTCATACTGTTTTCCTCATTAGAGTGATTTTCGGGGTTGGTTCAAGGTAACCCGGTGTGACCTGGGCGAAACatcatctttttttaaaattctgtAAAACCTTTAGACGTGATGATCCCAAAGCTGAGCCTCTCCCTCGTTTTGTGAAG
The DNA window shown above is from Anticarsia gemmatalis isolate Benzon Research Colony breed Stoneville strain chromosome 20, ilAntGemm2 primary, whole genome shotgun sequence and carries:
- the LOC142981718 gene encoding uncharacterized protein LOC142981718, whose product is MPLNAVGWPTEEDEKLVELVEPHSYLYNVLDPSRKNILARESTWQEIAQQLSKPVEECKKRWRGLRDGYMRSKRLGTMHKTKVGIFEKLQFLDGTSLDGNEEHIVLEKMEEVTQDETMIGAEQQVITDNQEYYEITVVDGPQEPRKPFIKILPKLEVSSEPPKKIGRKNSGRKKTIPMPKNVPPIKILPKPILVNGPKIVQYIEDPKLPEQRSQTIDKLIEKILKENTNEIDVFFRSMAASVKKLQPNLIPKIKMEVCNVIAKYEMQSFDKNMSF